The Patescibacteria group bacterium genomic interval TATCGATGACGAAAATAAAATAGTCGATTGTCCAGCCGAAACCCCATCTGACTTAACTTGTGGAGAAATTGAAATCTTTGTAGATCCAACCTGGAACGATCCACAAGTTTATCTTACTGATAGCGGAAGTGTACACATCAACAACGGAGATGACACCTACAACGGAGTGTTGGATAAGAATCAAGTAGCAAGTAGCGAGTATCAAGTAGTAAATCAGACAGGAGACGTGGTTACCAGAATCGGCAATTTTGCGGGGCTGGCAGTGGGAAGAGTAAAAAGCGGGCTCTTAGATACAACAAACATCCTTGCCCAAAACATAATTGCAGATAGAGCAAAGATAGAAGATTTGGAGGTGGCAAATAAGATAACCAGCCCGGTGGTGGAGACGGGGGAAATAGTAACAAGTAGTAAGCATCAAGTAGTAAGCATCAAGAATAAAGAAGGGGAAAAGGCGGCGGAGTTTAACACGGAAAAGAAGAGCACTTCCCTCTTTGGAGATTTAGCAGTGGCGGGAGATGCGGAGGTCAAAGGCAAAATTAGCACAAGGGAAGCTAATATTAGCGGTAAGCTCAAAGCAGGCGAAGTAGAAGCGGATAATATCAACGGGGATCAGCTAGAAACTAAAGAGGCTACTGTTTCCGGCACGTTGCGGGTTAAAAACTTAAAAGTGGAAAACCTAGACGTGAAGAGTGTCTTCGGCGAACTTCTAGATGGTTCAGATTCCAATGCAACCGAAGAGGAGGAAGATACGGATTCCCGCGGATTGGAGGAGGATTTGCGCGGAGAAGAGTTGGGCGGGGAAGCCACAGTATCGGGAGAGCTTACTGTGAAGGGTAAGTCGTACTTCCTGGACGATATGATTACCAACAACACCACTGTGGCTGGCGATTTCTCACAAGGGGGTACATTCTTTATTAGAGATGGCGATAAGGTTGATAACTTGGCAGGAGACTTGCGTTTACAAAAAGATTCCCTAGTTTTAAGCAGAGAGGGTACTGTTTCTGCTACCCACAAATTTGAAATAGAAAACAAGGATCTTTCCACCGAAGAAATTGACGAGATAACACAATTCGAATCCACCACTAGTGCAGTGCCAACACTAATTGACACGAATGAACACGAAGAAGATGATTCAAAAGAATTAACAGCAAAAATTAGCGAAAGTTTGCGCGAAGCTTACCAAAAGGTAAGGAATGTCTTTGAAATAAAGGTTGCGGGGAGAGTACTCGCCTACCTGGATAATACCGGACGCTTCTTCGCAAGGATAATCGGCAGTCCCAAGGTAGAAACCGACATCATCACACCTTTTAACCAAGGAGACCTAGCTGTCCAACTAGAAGAACCAACACTAATTGACGCGAATGAGGAGGATGAAGAGGATTTACACGAATCAGAAACAGAAGAAGAGGATACACGCGGATCAGAGGGGCCGCCGTCCAGGTTCAAGATATTAAACGGCGAACAGCAAGAGGTTGCTTCTATTGATTCGAGGGGTGAGGCAACCTTTACTAAACTAAATGTTAAAGAAGCTACGGAATCGGCAGAAGCAGAACCAACAGAATCTATTGGTAGCGGCCAAATTAATGAGGGAAGACAACAAGTTCAGATAAAAACAAACGCCTTAACGGAAGATTCTAAAGTCTTCCTAACACCAACCAGTCCCACCAACGGACAAAGCCCTTATGTGTGGAACAAAAACGAAACTGGGGGTTACTTCATTATTAGCATAGACAGCCCGGCATCCGCAGATATAACTTTTGATTGGTGGGTAGTAAATTAGTAGAAAGTAACAAGCAGTAAGTAGTAAGTAGCGAATTCCTATGACAAACGAAAAGATTAAAAGCCTTACAGATCTTATTTCCTGGAAAAGAGGACATGAATTGGTAAAAGAAATATATAACGTAACGAGCAGATTCCCCAAAGAGGAACTGTATGCGCTCACAAGCCAACTAAGAAGATGTGTGGTCTCAATTACTTCCAACATTGCTGAGGGGTTTTCTCGACGCTCCAAAAAAGCAAAAATCAAATTCCTAATTATGGCTTTGGGCTCTTTAAACGAACTTCAAAACCAACTCCTAGTGGCAAAAGATGTGGGCTACTTAGAAAAGAAAGATTTCGACAACCTTGCTGAAAAATCCATTGAAGTAAGCAAACTAATAAACGGCTCAATTAAGAGAATAAGAGAAGGTTTAGAAGATACTTAATACTAACTGCTTAATGCTTGGTGCTTAATGCTTAATGCTAACTACTAGTTACTCGTTACTAGACTAGATACTAGAGACTACTAGTTGATAGAAGAAAAGCTGTCTATTAAAATATGAAAGTACAAATGGAAAAGACAAATAATTTAAAAACCAATCTAACTCACTGGATTACCGCAATTTTTATTTTTACAGTTCCCCTATTTTTCCTGCCAATTACACCAGATTTCTATTCCTGGAACAAAAGAGTGCTAATCCTTGCTACGGGAATAATTCTTATGCTTGTCTGGTCTAGCGTAAGCGTTTTTAAGAAAGAAAGTTCAATCAAAGTAAAGAGAAAGGGAACCCTGCCCCTTATCTGCGGACTTCTAGTGGTAACCGCACTGAGCCTTTTCTTGAATCCCGGCTTTATGGAAGGGTTGATGGGAGATGGGGCGCTTTTCCTAGGACTTTCCTTTATTTACTTTTTCGTAACCCAAATTGAAGATTTTTCTTTCCGCTACATTTTTTATCCCCTTTTAGGCTCCTCCCTACTCCTTTCCCTCATTTCTATTTTGGGAAATGTAGGAATCCTCGCGCACGTGCTGCCTTGGGAAAATATTAACCCTGAAACATGGACCCCGACAGGATCACAGTTTGCCCAACTCACTTGGTTATTAGTTACCTTCGCCCTTGCTGCGTTTCTTTTAGTAAAATACTCTCAGCAAGAATTTAAAAAATCCACAAAGGAAACCATTTCAACCATGGAAGCGGTTACTATCGGGATTATCATTCCTGTAATTTTGACTGCCATAGCCTTATTTAGCATAAACTACCAAAATGCAAGAGCAAAACTTTCCCAAGATCCTGCTCTAGAGCCACAGGCTCTACAAGAAAGCGGTCCTTATATAAACCTTCCTTACAGGTTTGGGTGGAAAATTGCCACCAATTCCCTAGGAAACAGTGTAAAAAGCACCTTCATCGGGGTGGGACCAGGGAATTTTGATTCTGCTTTTCGAAGGTTCAAACCGTTAGAAATTGAAAGAATATCGCTTTGGCAAGTTATATTTGGCAATTCTTCTAACATACCTTTCCACACCTTAACTACACTGGGAATTTTGGGGCTTGGGATTTGGCTTCTTATTGCTGTCAAGGCAGTTACTCATATTCTTGGAAAACTTAGGAGCGAGGAGAAGTTAGATTTCAGCCATATAGGACTTATCAGCATTTTAATAATTCAGGTTTTTCTCTCATCCTCTGCACTCTCTTGGCTTCTGCTTTTCACGTTCCTAGCTATAAGCGACGTGGGTAAAACAAAAGGCTTTTGGCTAATAAAAGCTTCAACCAGGTTCCTTATTGCTCTTGCCCTTGCGGGTGGAATCACCTACCTTACTTTCCGCGCTTATCAAGGTGAGTTTTACTACCATCAGTCGCTAAAAGCATTCCAAAACAACGATGGTATCCAAACTTACAACCTCCAGCAAAGAGCAATCCAAGCTAACCCAAAGAAAGTTTCTTACCGGACAGCTTTTGCAACTGTTAATAGGCTTTTAGTGCAGTCCTACATCCAAGATTTCAACCAGCAAATGCAACAGCAAAGCTCGAAACAATCCCAAGAAGACCTTGAAAAGCAGCAAGAGCAGTTGCAAAACCAAATAAATAGTCTGGTACAACAAAGTATTGACCAGGCTAAACAAGCTATTTCTTTAAACCAGCTTGATGCCACTACCTGGCTTAACCTTGCCCAAACATACCAAAGCTTCACAGGTTTACTAGATGGATCAGAAGATTGGGCTTTAATTGCTTACGGGCAAGCTATAAAACTAGACTCACTTAACCCCGAGCTAAGAACACAAAGAGGCGCACTCTACCTCTCCCAAGGAGATTTTGAAGAAGCTATTCTAAACTTCCGAACAGCTGTCCAAATAAGACCACGCTATGCGCCTGGCTGGTACAACCTCGCACAAGCTTACCAAAGGGAGGAGAAGTTTCCTAAAGCTGCTCAAGCATTGGAAAATGTGCTTACCATTCTTCCTTTAGACCACGAAGACC includes:
- a CDS encoding tetratricopeptide repeat protein, which translates into the protein MKVQMEKTNNLKTNLTHWITAIFIFTVPLFFLPITPDFYSWNKRVLILATGIILMLVWSSVSVFKKESSIKVKRKGTLPLICGLLVVTALSLFLNPGFMEGLMGDGALFLGLSFIYFFVTQIEDFSFRYIFYPLLGSSLLLSLISILGNVGILAHVLPWENINPETWTPTGSQFAQLTWLLVTFALAAFLLVKYSQQEFKKSTKETISTMEAVTIGIIIPVILTAIALFSINYQNARAKLSQDPALEPQALQESGPYINLPYRFGWKIATNSLGNSVKSTFIGVGPGNFDSAFRRFKPLEIERISLWQVIFGNSSNIPFHTLTTLGILGLGIWLLIAVKAVTHILGKLRSEEKLDFSHIGLISILIIQVFLSSSALSWLLLFTFLAISDVGKTKGFWLIKASTRFLIALALAGGITYLTFRAYQGEFYYHQSLKAFQNNDGIQTYNLQQRAIQANPKKVSYRTAFATVNRLLVQSYIQDFNQQMQQQSSKQSQEDLEKQQEQLQNQINSLVQQSIDQAKQAISLNQLDATTWLNLAQTYQSFTGLLDGSEDWALIAYGQAIKLDSLNPELRTQRGALYLSQGDFEEAILNFRTAVQIRPRYAPGWYNLAQAYQREEKFPKAAQALENVLTILPLDHEDRTRVEQELENIKSKLGKDEKEALEEGTETEQEESSPSAEPKPQVEGSSFSPFGE
- a CDS encoding four helix bundle protein: MTNEKIKSLTDLISWKRGHELVKEIYNVTSRFPKEELYALTSQLRRCVVSITSNIAEGFSRRSKKAKIKFLIMALGSLNELQNQLLVAKDVGYLEKKDFDNLAEKSIEVSKLINGSIKRIREGLEDT